In Halopseudomonas nanhaiensis, a single window of DNA contains:
- a CDS encoding cytochrome ubiquinol oxidase subunit I yields the protein MDLDPLLLSRFQFAFVVSFHAIFPVFTIGLASYIAFLETLSFKTGNAAWEQLSKFWVQVFAVVFAMGVVSGIVMSFQFGTNWSNFSYSAANFIGPVLSYEVVTAFFLEAGFLGVLLFGRNRVPKGMHLFSAYMVAIGTFVSAFWILATNSWLHTPDGTELRDGIFHVTSWIDSIFNPSFPYRFAHMAIASFLTGSFVVAGVSAWYLLNGREVEANRKALSMCLWVILILAPTQAVVGDLHGLNTFEHQPMKVAAMEANWETQDKVPLLLFALPDRELQGNRFEIGIPKLGSLILTHQWDGEVPGLREVAPEDQPPVWIVFYAFRTMVLMGFLMIGFGLAGLWLRRRGRFWQTRWFLQGLRFMSVTPFIAVLAGWVVTEVGRAPWLVYGLVRHEEGLTPSLTGEMALFTLIGYIAVYAAIFGAGLYYLFGVLQAGIYVEDERLSDHADQAERPMRPLSAAHVRFEHDQKEH from the coding sequence ATGGATTTGGATCCGTTACTGCTGTCACGCTTCCAGTTCGCCTTCGTGGTCTCGTTCCACGCGATCTTCCCGGTGTTCACGATCGGCCTGGCTTCGTACATCGCGTTCCTTGAAACGCTGTCTTTCAAGACTGGCAATGCCGCCTGGGAACAGCTATCCAAATTCTGGGTTCAGGTCTTCGCCGTGGTGTTCGCCATGGGCGTGGTCTCCGGCATCGTGATGTCGTTCCAGTTCGGCACCAACTGGAGCAACTTCTCCTATTCCGCCGCCAATTTCATAGGGCCCGTGCTCAGCTACGAGGTGGTCACAGCATTCTTTCTCGAGGCGGGCTTCCTTGGAGTGCTGCTGTTTGGGCGCAACCGCGTCCCCAAGGGTATGCACCTCTTTTCTGCTTACATGGTGGCCATCGGCACCTTCGTATCGGCATTCTGGATCCTCGCCACCAACAGCTGGCTGCACACCCCGGACGGTACCGAGCTTCGCGATGGCATCTTCCATGTCACCTCGTGGATCGATTCGATCTTCAATCCCTCGTTCCCTTACCGTTTTGCCCACATGGCGATTGCCTCATTCCTCACCGGCTCGTTCGTCGTGGCAGGCGTCAGCGCCTGGTACCTGCTCAACGGTCGCGAGGTCGAAGCCAATCGCAAGGCGTTGTCGATGTGTCTCTGGGTCATCCTGATTCTGGCACCGACCCAGGCAGTGGTTGGCGACCTGCACGGCCTGAACACCTTCGAACATCAACCGATGAAGGTTGCAGCCATGGAGGCCAACTGGGAAACCCAGGACAAGGTGCCGCTGCTGCTGTTCGCTCTGCCGGATCGAGAGTTGCAGGGCAACCGTTTCGAAATCGGCATTCCCAAGCTCGGCAGCCTGATCCTCACGCACCAGTGGGATGGCGAGGTGCCGGGCCTGAGAGAAGTCGCACCGGAAGACCAGCCGCCGGTCTGGATCGTTTTCTACGCGTTTCGCACCATGGTGCTCATGGGTTTCCTGATGATCGGTTTCGGACTCGCCGGCCTGTGGTTGCGCAGGCGGGGGCGCTTCTGGCAGACGCGCTGGTTCCTGCAGGGACTGCGATTCATGAGCGTGACGCCGTTTATTGCCGTGCTCGCCGGCTGGGTGGTGACCGAGGTCGGCCGAGCACCCTGGCTGGTGTACGGGCTCGTGCGTCACGAGGAGGGGCTCACGCCTTCGCTCACCGGTGAAATGGCGCTGTTCACGCTGATCGGCTACATCGCCGTGTATGCGGCGATCTTCGGCGCGGGGCTGTACTACCTGTTCGGCGTCCTGCAGGCCGGGATCTATGTGGAGGACGAGCGGCTGTCCGATCACGCGGATCAGGCCGAGCGTCCCATGCGTCCACTCTCGGCGGCGCATGTGCGCTTCGAGCACGATCAGAAGGAGCACTGA
- a CDS encoding CidA/LrgA family protein has translation MLLRGLTWLILFQLLGTGLNQMFLAFLPGPIIGMALLLVFLSVRGRVGEPIDAAASGLLKYLPLILVPPAVGVMMYGAEIAEDAWAILGSLIVSFVLTLPLCGWLMQRLIRRQQQRSRP, from the coding sequence ATGTTGTTGCGCGGCTTGACTTGGCTGATCCTGTTCCAGCTGTTGGGCACTGGCTTGAACCAGATGTTCCTTGCCTTTCTGCCCGGCCCCATCATCGGTATGGCGCTGCTGCTGGTTTTCCTGAGTGTGCGCGGCCGTGTCGGCGAGCCGATCGATGCTGCGGCGAGCGGCCTGCTCAAATATCTGCCGCTGATCCTGGTGCCTCCGGCTGTCGGCGTGATGATGTACGGCGCCGAGATTGCCGAGGACGCCTGGGCCATTCTGGGCAGCCTGATCGTTTCGTTCGTGCTGACGCTGCCGCTCTGCGGCTGGCTGATGCAGCGCCTGATCCGCCGACAGCAGCAGAGGTCGCGGCCATGA
- the cydC gene encoding thiol reductant ABC exporter subunit CydC, whose protein sequence is MHELRPWVRLVMARRARLLLGGLLMALTIAGGIGLLALSGWFITATGVTALLWASGTRMPFDVYIPGGGIRAFALTRTLSRYAERLYNHDTVLRLLADLRTAHFRAMSGLDAATLSRWRSAQWLNRLTADIDALDNLYLRLLAPPAVALLGIGVVTALIAVFHPALALVAGMVLVAVLVLVTIGAAVWTRQLSSAQIARQDVLRSKAVEHVQGMAELLAAGALLGHRNGLLRISTAAIAEEQTLRGRSALIQALSTLIMQCLAATILIGALLAYRDGMLNGPVAVMLTLALMGLSEALGGLPAAFTMFGATHRAAQRLNDQQRSRSRLGEAPDAVKPPRGAIDLVFADVAVEHAGINGLNLRIEPGERLAIIGPSGCGKSTLADLAARLIDPDSGVVSSQGTMLREMAVDGWREKLGYLTQRTDLIQDSIAANLRIARPDASFEQLWSVLEMVELADAVEGFSDGILTWTGESGRQLSGGEARRLALARVLLKDPLLVILDEPFSGLDEATAARVRNHLEPWLRGRTVLMFAHAAEALPQADRLVRWEELTGR, encoded by the coding sequence ATGCATGAGCTCCGGCCCTGGGTACGCCTTGTCATGGCCCGGCGGGCAAGGCTGCTGCTCGGTGGCTTGCTGATGGCACTGACCATCGCCGGAGGCATCGGGCTGCTGGCGCTTTCCGGCTGGTTCATCACGGCAACAGGTGTGACGGCGCTTCTCTGGGCCAGCGGGACGCGGATGCCTTTCGATGTGTACATTCCGGGCGGCGGCATCCGTGCCTTCGCCCTGACCCGCACGCTCTCGCGCTATGCCGAACGTCTGTACAACCACGACACCGTGCTGCGCTTGCTGGCTGACTTGCGCACGGCGCATTTCCGGGCGATGAGCGGGCTCGACGCGGCCACGCTGTCGCGCTGGCGTTCGGCGCAATGGCTCAACCGCCTGACGGCGGATATCGATGCTCTGGACAATCTCTATCTGCGTTTGCTGGCACCGCCAGCAGTGGCTCTGCTCGGGATTGGTGTCGTCACGGCGCTGATCGCCGTATTCCACCCCGCCCTGGCGTTGGTCGCCGGTATGGTCCTGGTTGCCGTGCTGGTGCTGGTTACCATCGGTGCGGCTGTGTGGACGAGACAGCTGAGCAGCGCGCAGATAGCGCGCCAGGATGTCCTGCGCAGCAAGGCCGTCGAACATGTGCAAGGGATGGCCGAACTGCTCGCTGCGGGCGCACTGCTGGGCCACCGTAACGGTCTGCTGCGCATCAGCACTGCGGCCATTGCCGAGGAGCAGACGCTGCGCGGCCGTTCGGCGCTGATTCAGGCGCTGTCGACGCTGATCATGCAGTGCCTGGCTGCGACCATATTGATCGGCGCCCTGCTGGCCTACCGCGACGGAATGCTAAACGGGCCGGTAGCCGTGATGCTGACGCTGGCGCTGATGGGGTTGAGCGAGGCATTGGGTGGATTGCCGGCAGCGTTCACAATGTTTGGCGCCACCCATCGCGCGGCGCAGCGGCTCAATGACCAGCAGCGCTCCCGTTCCCGTCTTGGCGAGGCGCCCGACGCGGTTAAGCCGCCGCGCGGCGCCATCGACCTGGTGTTTGCCGATGTCGCGGTCGAGCATGCAGGAATCAACGGACTGAACCTGCGCATCGAGCCGGGCGAGCGGCTCGCGATCATCGGTCCATCGGGGTGTGGCAAGTCGACCCTTGCTGATCTGGCGGCACGCCTGATCGACCCGGACAGCGGCGTGGTGTCTTCGCAGGGCACGATGCTGCGCGAAATGGCTGTGGACGGCTGGCGTGAGAAACTCGGATACCTTACCCAACGCACCGATCTTATTCAGGACAGCATCGCTGCCAACCTGCGAATCGCCCGGCCCGATGCCAGTTTCGAGCAGCTGTGGTCAGTGCTGGAAATGGTCGAACTGGCCGACGCCGTCGAGGGCTTTTCCGATGGCATTCTGACCTGGACAGGCGAGTCCGGGCGTCAGCTATCGGGCGGCGAAGCACGGCGGCTGGCGCTGGCGCGAGTGCTGCTCAAGGATCCGCTGCTGGTGATTCTCGATGAGCCGTTCAGCGGGCTCGACGAGGCGACCGCGGCGCGGGTGCGCAACCACCTCGAGCCCTGGCTGCGTGGGCGAACGGTGCTGATGTTCGCCCACGCAGCCGAGGCATTGCCGCAGGCCGACCGGCTGGTCCGCTGGGAAGAGCTGACCGGCCGGTAA
- the cydD gene encoding thiol reductant ABC exporter subunit CydD: MKAITTDGQRRARARQWLQRHQRPVRLWLLASLGAALLNVLSIIVQLGLMAWLIHHVLIERIEVPTLTVSALALLCAIVLRALSQAVYEYCGQRASAAIRQQVRADLLANWALAGPIHLAGRSSATLANQWLEQVQALDGYYARFVAQQWLAVLGPLLIGAVVLWQDWVAAGFLFLAGPLIPLFMALVGMSAERLNQQHVLEAGRLAGHFLDRVRSLTTLQLFGQVPATVEGVRAAADRYRQINMRTLRVAFLSSAVLEFFASAAIAVVAMYIGFGLLGYIDFGPADELTLFSGLFILLLAPEFFQPLRTLAQHYHDRAAALGAADAFASFEAQLPNRPAPVGSTSVTPASAESVRVDGLDLSYPGRGRILQGVELHVQRGEVVALVGPSGSGKSSLLHCLAGFLMPDTGSVAVFGSPAGTRPVAWLDQRPLLIQGSWADNLRFCAPQAQPQAMRAALEAAGLGDLLQAQAEGLDAPLGEGGRGLSGGQARRLALARAWLIDSDLVLLDEPTAGLDESSQQPVIEAIVRLAASGRTVIVATHHPAMMRLADRCLRLEQGRLLHA, encoded by the coding sequence GTGAAGGCTATCACCACTGACGGCCAGCGCCGCGCCCGTGCGCGGCAGTGGCTGCAGCGACATCAGCGCCCGGTGCGCCTCTGGTTGCTCGCCTCGCTGGGCGCCGCGCTGCTCAATGTGCTGTCAATCATCGTTCAACTCGGCCTGATGGCCTGGTTGATTCACCATGTACTCATCGAACGCATCGAGGTCCCCACGCTGACCGTGTCTGCTCTGGCGCTGCTTTGCGCCATTGTGCTTCGCGCGCTGAGCCAGGCCGTGTACGAGTATTGCGGACAGCGCGCCAGCGCGGCCATCAGGCAGCAGGTACGGGCCGACCTGCTGGCGAACTGGGCACTGGCCGGACCGATTCATCTGGCCGGCCGCTCCAGCGCGACGCTGGCCAATCAGTGGCTGGAGCAGGTGCAGGCGCTGGATGGCTACTACGCCCGCTTCGTTGCCCAGCAATGGCTGGCTGTGCTGGGTCCGCTGCTGATTGGGGCGGTTGTGCTCTGGCAGGATTGGGTGGCCGCAGGGTTTCTGTTTCTCGCCGGCCCGCTGATCCCTTTGTTCATGGCGCTGGTAGGCATGAGTGCCGAGCGGCTCAATCAGCAGCATGTTCTTGAAGCGGGCAGGCTCGCCGGACACTTTCTCGATCGCGTGCGCAGCCTTACCACCTTGCAGCTGTTCGGCCAGGTCCCCGCCACGGTCGAGGGGGTGCGCGCGGCCGCTGATCGGTATCGGCAGATCAATATGCGAACGCTGCGAGTGGCCTTTCTGTCCTCGGCGGTGCTGGAATTCTTCGCCTCCGCAGCGATCGCCGTGGTGGCCATGTACATCGGCTTTGGTCTGCTGGGCTATATCGACTTCGGACCGGCCGATGAGCTGACGCTATTCTCCGGCCTGTTCATCCTGCTGCTGGCGCCGGAATTCTTCCAGCCGCTGAGAACGCTGGCGCAGCATTATCACGACCGCGCTGCGGCGTTGGGTGCGGCGGATGCCTTTGCGAGTTTCGAGGCGCAGCTTCCCAACCGGCCAGCGCCAGTCGGCTCGACATCGGTAACGCCCGCTTCCGCCGAGTCGGTGCGCGTCGATGGGCTGGATCTGAGCTATCCCGGCCGGGGCAGAATACTGCAGGGCGTCGAGCTGCATGTTCAGCGCGGTGAGGTGGTAGCCCTGGTGGGGCCATCCGGCTCGGGCAAGTCGAGTCTGCTGCATTGTCTGGCCGGCTTTCTGATGCCGGACACGGGCTCTGTGGCTGTGTTCGGCAGCCCTGCCGGGACGCGGCCGGTCGCCTGGCTGGACCAGCGGCCATTGCTGATTCAGGGGAGTTGGGCAGACAATCTGCGCTTCTGCGCCCCCCAGGCCCAGCCGCAAGCCATGCGTGCAGCGCTCGAAGCGGCCGGGCTGGGTGACCTGCTTCAGGCGCAGGCGGAGGGACTCGACGCGCCCCTCGGCGAAGGCGGCCGTGGGCTCTCGGGCGGTCAGGCGCGGCGCCTGGCACTCGCCCGGGCCTGGCTGATCGACTCCGACCTGGTCCTGCTCGACGAGCCCACCGCCGGGCTGGACGAGTCCAGCCAGCAACCGGTCATCGAAGCGATCGTCCGTCTCGCTGCCAGCGGCCGGACTGTCATCGTCGCTACGCACCACCCGGCCATGATGCGCCTGGCGGACCGCTGTTTGCGTCTGGAACAGGGGCGTCTGCTCCATGCATGA
- the cydB gene encoding cytochrome d ubiquinol oxidase subunit II has product MENFDLSMIWAVIISFAVIMYVLMDGFDLGVGILFPFAPDEDARDVMMNSVAPIWDGNETWLVLGGVGLLAAFPLVYSILLPALYIGVFLMLAGLIFRGVAFEFRFKARSSRYLWNWAFFGGSLLASFSQGIVVGTYIQGYETEGLVYSGGPFDWLTPFTVVTGIGLVAGYALLGCTWIILKSEGYIQQWAYRLAPWLLLAVLLVFVVISFWTPLVDPAAYERWFADVRWIWIFPILAGLSAVKILVSVFRRSQVWPFIATMSMFASTYFALLWTRWPYVIPPNFTLWDAASAPESQLFLLIGVLFVIPIILMYTGWAYWVFRGKVRVGEGYHH; this is encoded by the coding sequence ATGGAAAACTTCGATCTGTCGATGATCTGGGCGGTGATCATTTCCTTCGCAGTGATCATGTATGTGCTGATGGACGGCTTCGATCTGGGCGTCGGCATTCTGTTTCCCTTCGCCCCCGACGAAGACGCCCGCGACGTCATGATGAACTCCGTCGCGCCCATCTGGGATGGCAACGAGACGTGGCTGGTGCTGGGCGGGGTAGGGTTGCTGGCAGCGTTCCCGCTGGTCTATTCCATTCTGCTGCCCGCCTTGTACATCGGTGTCTTTCTTATGCTCGCCGGCCTGATCTTTCGCGGCGTCGCCTTCGAATTCCGCTTCAAGGCCCGTTCATCCCGCTATCTCTGGAACTGGGCCTTCTTCGGCGGCTCCTTGCTTGCGTCCTTCTCCCAGGGGATTGTGGTCGGCACCTATATCCAGGGCTACGAGACCGAAGGGCTGGTCTATTCCGGAGGCCCCTTCGACTGGCTCACGCCCTTCACCGTGGTGACCGGCATCGGTCTGGTAGCCGGCTATGCACTGCTGGGCTGCACCTGGATCATTCTCAAGAGCGAGGGCTATATCCAGCAGTGGGCATATCGGCTGGCACCGTGGCTGTTGCTTGCCGTGCTGCTGGTTTTCGTGGTGATCAGCTTCTGGACGCCCCTGGTCGACCCGGCTGCCTACGAACGCTGGTTCGCCGATGTCCGCTGGATATGGATCTTCCCGATCCTGGCAGGACTGAGTGCGGTGAAGATCCTGGTATCGGTGTTTCGCCGAAGCCAGGTCTGGCCGTTCATTGCCACCATGAGCATGTTTGCCTCGACCTATTTCGCCCTGCTGTGGACCCGCTGGCCTTACGTCATCCCGCCGAACTTCACCTTATGGGATGCGGCTTCCGCGCCCGAATCGCAGTTGTTTCTGCTGATCGGCGTGCTCTTCGTCATCCCCATCATCCTGATGTATACCGGCTGGGCGTACTGGGTGTTCCGCGGCAAGGTCCGGGTGGGTGAAGGCTATCACCACTGA
- a CDS encoding LrgB family protein produces MTEMLQSGWQAIAAHPLFFVGLTLAAYQVSLVVYERTRLPLLHPVLGSVAILVFTLWCLDVPFPLYRDAVGPLLILLGPATVALAVPLYLNLRRIRQFFWPILITLMVGGVFATLSVIALGWLLGATPAVLMTLAPKSVTTPIAMLVAEQLGGIAALAAVFVMFTGVLGAIIGPWLLSRCGVSHPAARGMAMGLAAHAVGTARSLEESEEAGAFAALAMSLMGMATALLLPLAMAGWYWLAR; encoded by the coding sequence ATGACCGAGATGCTGCAGTCCGGCTGGCAGGCGATTGCCGCGCATCCTCTGTTCTTCGTGGGGCTGACGCTGGCGGCCTATCAGGTCAGCCTGGTGGTCTACGAGCGGACCCGGTTGCCGCTGCTGCACCCGGTGCTGGGCTCGGTGGCCATCCTGGTGTTCACGCTGTGGTGTCTCGATGTTCCGTTCCCCCTGTACCGCGACGCGGTCGGTCCGCTGCTGATTCTGCTTGGTCCGGCGACTGTGGCGCTGGCGGTGCCGCTGTATCTCAACCTGCGGCGTATCAGACAGTTTTTCTGGCCGATCCTGATCACCCTCATGGTTGGCGGAGTCTTTGCCACGCTCAGCGTGATCGCCCTCGGCTGGCTGCTCGGCGCCACCCCAGCGGTTCTGATGACCCTTGCACCGAAGTCGGTCACCACGCCGATCGCCATGCTGGTAGCCGAGCAGTTGGGCGGTATCGCTGCCCTGGCTGCAGTATTTGTCATGTTCACCGGTGTGCTGGGTGCGATCATCGGCCCGTGGCTGCTGTCGCGATGTGGTGTATCGCATCCGGCGGCACGCGGCATGGCCATGGGGCTCGCCGCTCACGCTGTGGGAACGGCGCGCTCGCTGGAAGAGAGCGAGGAGGCCGGTGCTTTCGCAGCGCTGGCGATGAGTCTGATGGGCATGGCCACGGCGCTGCTGCTGCCCCTGGCGATGGCGGGCTGGTACTGGCTCGCGCGCTGA